CCTGATCCTGGTAATACTGCTCCAGCGCGTTGAAGCTCAACACCAGCGCGCCGGCCGAACCATAGGGGCGCAGACGCATGTCGACGCGGAAGACAAAACCGTCGACGGTCATCGGGTCCAGCGCTTTGATCAGGCGTTGGCCGAGGCGGATAAAAAATTCCTGGTTATCCAGCGAGCGCTTCACGCCGACGGTTTCGCCGCCCTCGGGGTAGGCGAAAATCAGGTCGATGTCGGACGACAGGTTGAGCTCCACGGCGCCGAGCTTGCCCATGCCGAGGATGACCATTTGCTGCGGCTCGCCACTGCGTCGCCCGGTCGGCACGCCGAACTGCTGGCAGTGCCGCGCGTACAACCATTGATAAGCCTGATCGATGCTCGCATCGGCCATGTCCGAGAGGTCGCGGCAGGTCTGGATCAGGTCGGCCTGGCGCGTCAGGTCGCGCCAGATGATGCGCACTTGATGGCGGGTGCGCTGGCGCCGGAGCGCGCGGCCGAGTTCATCTTCGGTTTGCGCCGCGTTCACCGCGGCGGCGATCTGCGCGCACAACTCGCCAGGCGCCAGGCTGCGATCCAGTTCGCCGGACTGCACCAGCGTCAGCAACATCAAAGGGTCACGAACACTCTGTTCAATCACGAAATCGCTGGCGGCGGTGACGCGGGCAAATTGCGCCCAGCGTTCAGGCGTCCAGGTGGACAGCCCCTGTTCGTCGTCCAATAAAGCGACGGCCGCGCGGAACGACTCATCGGAACGGCTGACCAATGGCTGGAGAATGGCGGGCAGTTGGGCAAGCGAAGGCAGGGTCATGGTCTATCCTTGATCGGCGTGTGAAAGGCTGCATGTAGTGATTCTTGGAAAGCCGCTACGTGACCGACTGTCGAACAAAGGTTAGAAATAGCTGAAATTTCTTTTATTTTGGCAGCCAGCATCAAGCTTTCACCTTTTCTGGTTGGCAAAAGACCAACCTTAACGATTATTCTCACAACGCAGCCGGAGGCCACAAGCCATTCATCTGTAGTTTTACTACTCGTCTATACATTCGAAAGGCTGAAATGCCCGATGATTTGTAGTAAAACTACACGCCGCCGGAACATACCTCTCGGCAATCCAAGAATTTATATCGTCTGCCCACAAGGCCAGTCGCAAACTCAGGCAACCGATTCTGGAAGCCTTTCCGCCCTGGAGCAAGCCATGCAAGACCTCGATCCCGTCGAAACCCAGGAATGGCTGGACGCCCTGGAATCGGTTCTCGACAAAGAAGGCGAAGACCGCGCTCACTATCTGATGACCCGTATGGGCGAATTGGCGACCCGCAGCGGTTCGCAATTGCCTTACGCCATCACCACGCCATACCGCAACACCATTCCTGTTACCCACGAAGCACGCATGCCTGGCGACCTGTTCATGGAACGCCGCATTCGCTCGTTGGTGCGCTGGAACGCGATGGCCATGGTGATGCGCACGAATCTGAAAGATTCGGACCTGGGCGGTCACATTTCCAGCTTCGCTTCCAGTGCGACCCTGTATGACATCGGCTTCAACTACTTCTTCCAGGCCCCGACCGACGAACACGGCGGCGACCTGATCTACTTCCAGGGCCACACCTCGCCAGGCGTTTACGCCCGTGCATTCATGGAAGGTCGCATCACCGAAGACCAGATGAACAACTTCCGTCAGGAAGTTGATGGTCAAGGCCTGTCGTCCTATCCACACCCGTGGCTGATGCCCGATTTCTGGCAGTTCCCGACCGTTTCCATGGGTCTGGGTCCGATCCAGGCGATCTACCAGGCACGTTTCATGAAGTACCTGGAAGCGCGCGGCTTCATTCCTGAAGGCAAGCAGAAAGTCTGGTGCTTCCTGGGCGACGGCGAGTGTGACGAGCCGGAATCCCTGGGCGCAATCTCGCTGGCTGGCCGCGAGAAGCTCGACAACCTGATCTTCGTCATCAACTGCAACCTGCAGCGCCTCGACGGCCCGGTTCGCGGCAACGGCAAGATCATCCAGGAACTCGAAGGCGTGTTCCGTGGTGCTCAGTGGAACGTGACCAAAGTCATCTGGGGCCGTTTCTGGGACCCACTGCTGGCCAAAGACGTCGACGGCATCCTGCAACGTCGCATGGACGAAGTCATCGACGGCGAGTACCAGAACTACAAAGCCAAAGACGGCGCGTTCGTTCGTGAACACTTCTTCAACACGCCTGAACTGAAGGCGATGGTTGCTGATCTGTCCGACGACGAGATCTGGAAACTCAACCGTGGCGGCCACGACCCGTACAAGGTCTATGCGGCTTACCACGAAGCGGTCAACCACAAAGAACAACCAACCGTCATCCTCGCCAAGACCATCAAGGGTTATGGCACCGGTGCCGGCGAAGCGAAGAACACCGCGCACAACACCAAGAAAGTTGATGTTGAAAGCCTGAAGCTGTTCCGCGATCGTTTCGACATCCCGGTAAAAGACGAAGAGCTGGAGAACCTGCCGTTCTTCAAGCCTGAGCCAAACAGTGCCGAAGCCCGTTACCTGAGCGAGCGCCGCACCGCACTCGGCGGTTTCGTGCCACAGCGCCGCGCCAAGAGCTTCGATATTCCGACGCCGCCGCTCGACACCCTCAAGGCAATCCTTGACGGTTCCGGCGACCGTGAGATTTCCACCACCATGGCTTTCGTGCGG
The window above is part of the Pseudomonas prosekii genome. Proteins encoded here:
- the aceE gene encoding pyruvate dehydrogenase (acetyl-transferring), homodimeric type; the encoded protein is MQDLDPVETQEWLDALESVLDKEGEDRAHYLMTRMGELATRSGSQLPYAITTPYRNTIPVTHEARMPGDLFMERRIRSLVRWNAMAMVMRTNLKDSDLGGHISSFASSATLYDIGFNYFFQAPTDEHGGDLIYFQGHTSPGVYARAFMEGRITEDQMNNFRQEVDGQGLSSYPHPWLMPDFWQFPTVSMGLGPIQAIYQARFMKYLEARGFIPEGKQKVWCFLGDGECDEPESLGAISLAGREKLDNLIFVINCNLQRLDGPVRGNGKIIQELEGVFRGAQWNVTKVIWGRFWDPLLAKDVDGILQRRMDEVIDGEYQNYKAKDGAFVREHFFNTPELKAMVADLSDDEIWKLNRGGHDPYKVYAAYHEAVNHKEQPTVILAKTIKGYGTGAGEAKNTAHNTKKVDVESLKLFRDRFDIPVKDEELENLPFFKPEPNSAEARYLSERRTALGGFVPQRRAKSFDIPTPPLDTLKAILDGSGDREISTTMAFVRILAQLVKDKEIGSRIVPIIPDEARTFGMEGMFRQLGIYSSVGQLYDPVDKDQVMFYKEDKKGQILEEGINEAGAMSSFIAAGTSYSSHNQPMLPFYIFYSMFGFQRIGDLAWAAGDSRTRGFLIGGTAGRTTLNGEGLQHEDGHSHILAGTIPNCRTFDPTYGYELAVIIQDGMKKMTEEQQDVFYYITVMNESYQQPAMPAGVEEGIIKGMYLLEEDTREAAHHVQLMGSGTILREVREAAKILREEFNIGADVWSVTSFNELRRDGLAVERSNRLKPGQKPQVSYVEECLSGRKGPVIASTDYMKLFAEQIRQWVPSKEFKVLGTDGFGRSDSRKKLRHFFEVDRHFVVLAALEALADRGDIEPKVVAEAIVKFGINPEKLNPLDC